A window of the Cicer arietinum cultivar CDC Frontier isolate Library 1 chromosome 6, Cicar.CDCFrontier_v2.0, whole genome shotgun sequence genome harbors these coding sequences:
- the LOC101489703 gene encoding uncharacterized protein has product MFKKAVEAKSQQRLSGADRKKLKRTVKDKFPRASDSDLDTLLPPKAEITVAKFQNRVHVYAVEGGFPVFFDIDGRGSDIFPTVYALWMVPELLPAFILKGGEVSRYVIGGADLMFPGIHVPPEGLPSFAAGETWAVKVPENPAPIAVGSTMMSSAEALKAGLRGKVLRITHYYRDLLWESVEGRFVPNEGFLEDVVFGHPSLVSSPSHDSDLTESACETSNDRQNNTNNDEAEGSLDVNELPADSSHALTTRNNDENTADQITARVGDLKLPGSDSPNDSNDQHTLSTSDIDLLLDKCLLQALHTTLKDKDLPMPGSTLWSNHVLPCRPSGMTLDIKKSSYKKLSKWLQAKASSGLISVKEDKHKKEVVLFSVNQKHADYSSFKPEKRPVEKTDQSSVHSVDEIRSSKTLEVAEIYKPSVHVNPIFSSVGAAVGTLFTASEASDIVFTYVEKENLVKPTNKSMVVLDAILCDALFKGAIKKGTTYPTEIHKKDLGATFVSRMQPHHVVTRGSECVVRKGALKTMQILTERRQGNKKVTKLSGLESFLIDAEALASELQKKFACSTTVAELPGKKGHQVLVQGGVIDDLGKHLIEQYGVPKRFIEVLDKTKK; this is encoded by the exons ATGTTCAAGAAGGCGGTGGAAGCAAAGTCTCAGCAGAGACTATCCGGTGCCGATAGGAAAAAGCTAAAACGAACCGTTAAAGACAAATTCCCAAGAGCTTCTGATTCTGACCTAGACACCTTACTTCCTCCTAAG GCAGAGATAACAGTGGCCAAGTTTCAGAACCGCGTTCATGTGTATGCTGTGGAGGGAGGCTTTCCTGTGTTTTTCGATATTGATGGCCGTGGTTCAGACATTTTCCCAACAG TTTATGCTCTCTGGATGGTCCCTGAGCTGCTGCCGGCTTTCATACTCAAGGGTGGTGAGGTTTCTCGGTATGTCATAGGTGGAGCTGACTTGATGTTCCCTGGTATACATGTGCCTCCAGAAGGTCTTCCATCATTTGCGGCCGGGGAAACATGGGCGGTTAAAGTACCTGAAAATCCTGCTCCCATTGCG GTTGGGAGTACCATGATGAGCAGTGCTGAAGCATTGAAAGCTGGATTGCGTGGAAAAGTGCTGAGAATAACTCATTATTATCGCGATTTGCTTTG GGAATCAGTTGAGGGCCGATTTGTGCCTAATGAAGGTTTTTTGGAAGATGTTGTGTTTGGGCATCCTTCTTTAGTATCATCACCTTCTCATGATTCTGATTTGACCGAGTCTGCTTGTGAGACATCAAATGACCGACAAAACAACACGAACAATGATGAAGCGGAGGGATCTCTAGATGTAAATGAGTTACCAGCTGACTCAAGCCATGCATTGACCACACGCAACAATGATGAAAATACGGCAGATCAAATAACTGCTCGCGTGGGTGATTTGAAGTTACCTGGTAGTGATTCCCCTAATGACTCAAATGACCAACATACTTTATCAACTTCAGATATAGATTTGCTGTTAGATAAGTGCCTTTTGCAAGCTCTGCATACAACACTGAAGGACAAAGACCTTCCCATGCCCGGAAGCACTCTATG GTCAAACCATGTATTGCCATGTAGGCCTTCAGGAATGACTTTAGACATCAAGAAGTCATCCTACAAGAAGTTATCTAAGTGGTTACAAGCAAAAGCATCCTCTGGCTTG ATATCAGTGAAAGAAGATAAGCATAAAAAAGAAGTCGTGTTATTTTCAGTTAACCAAAAACATGCTGATTATTCATCCTTTAAGCCTGAAAAAAGGCCAGTGGAGAAAACTGACCAATCCAGTGTCCACTCTGTCGATGAAATTCGTTCGTCCAAAACTCTGGAAGTGGCTGAAATCTACAAGCCAAGTGTACATGTCAATCCCATATTTTCATCTGTAGGAGCTGCTGTAGGGACACTTTTTACTGCTTCTGAAGCCTCGGATATTGTCTTCACATACgttgaaaaagaaaatcttGTGAAACCAACCAATAAATCCATGGTGGTTCTAGATGCAATATTATGTGATGCACTGTTCAAGGGGGCAATTAAAAAAGGAACTACATATCCTACAGAAATTCACAAGAAAGATTTAGGAGCGACATTTGTCAGCCGAATGCAACCTCACCATGTTGTGACTAGAGGGAGTGAATGTGTAGTTCGTAAAGGTGCACTTAAAACAATGCAGATATTGACCGAACGAAGGCAAGGCAACAAGAAGGTAACCAAACTCTCTGGTCTGGAATCATTTCTTATAGATGCTGAAGCATTAGCATCAGAGCTGCAGAAGAAATTTGCTTGCAGTACTACTGTTGCAGAACTACCAG GTAAGAAAGGGCATCAGGTTCTGGTTCAAGGTGGAGTTATTGATGACCTTGGAAAGCATTTGATTGAACAATATGGAGTTCCAAAGAGATTTATTGAAGTTCTTGATAAAACCAAGAAATGA
- the LOC140920750 gene encoding uncharacterized protein: MCLNGCKESFLICRPIIGLDGCFLKGYYGGMILVVMGRDPNDQMLPIALVVVEVETRDSWTWFLKLLIDDLGGQQACKFYTFISDQQKLSAMDELLPRVEEIFCVRHLYNNFRKIHPRKRLKEFMWKAAKSTYHQTWEREMKELRKVNKEAYKYLLKIPPRFWSKSRFSFNSKCDVLVNNMSETFNSVIIGPRGKPIVTMFEDIKLYLMERWARNKTTLKRYVGENIFGVSNITHTGDK; encoded by the exons ATGTGTCTTAATGGATGTAAAGAGAGTTTCCTGATTTGTAGACCAATAATTGGTCTTGATGGTTGTTTCCTTAAAGGGTATTATGGGGGTATGATTCTTGTTGTTATGGGTAGAGATCCAAATGACCAAATGCTTCCAATTGCTTTGGTTGTAGTTGAAGTTGAGACAAGAGATTCATGGACTTGGTTccttaaattattaattgatgACTTGGGTGGACAACAAGCATGCAAGTTCTACACCTTCATATCTGATCAGCAAAAG TTGTCTGCAATGGATGAGTTGCTTCCTAGGGTGGAAGAAATATTTTGTGTAAGACACCTCTATAACAACTTCAGAAAAATTCACCCAAGGAAGAGGCTTAAGGAATTTATGTGGAAGGCAGCCAAGTCAACATATCATCAAACATGGGAAAGAGAAATGAAAGAGTTGAGGAAGGTTAACAAAGAGGCCTACAAATATTTGTTGAAGATTCCACCAAGGTTTTGGTCAAAGTCAAGATTCAGTTTCAATTCTAAATGTGATGTGCTTGTCAATAATATGTCAGAGACATTCAATAGTGTCATAATTGGACCTAGAGGGAAACCCATAGTGACAATGTTTGAAGACATCAAATTGTACTTAATGGAAAGGTGGGCTAGAAATAAAACTACATTGAAAAG GTATGTTGGTGAAAACATATTTGGAGTTAGTAACATCACCCACACAGGAGACAAGTGA
- the LOC101492835 gene encoding uncharacterized protein isoform X1 — translation MEEYLQYMKILRSHMNDAEDQAAKISAEEQMQLTIIRTLENDIDSAKSEIALVVEDTDKMNKAKVEICSKILEKQKKIASLESDTSRLTQTMELIQQEKVGLSAKLLEKRAYYMKVVEDMSAKFQKNQEWIRTKKISSELEHEFVKDKVDEQRSEAGARAGGDGNRVIDNLGSDARKNLITDLDSAKAKLDEILILKSKTLMDINKIKLAIEDVKVKENEFKVGYSAGILEMCDYHNLPLRWKSGRHFHYTHKHTRTYTYRDEKKHMHIIHVHTSRDFTDIFLYPDLPYLGLPELKAADISALEEEYNALLSDKAGETEYLQSIEKQVEKLKEICHVIKCACGEEYTVELTTQ, via the exons ATGGAAGAGTATTTGCAGTACATGAAGATTCTACGCTCTCACATGAACG ATGCCGAGGATCAAGCCGCAAAGATTTCTGCAGAAGAACAAATGCAATTGACGATCATTCGCACTTTGGAAAACGACATCGATTCAG CGAAATCCGAAATTGCTCTAGTAGTTGAAGATACCGATAAAATGAATAAGGCGAAAGTTGAGATATGCTCAAAGATAttggaaaaacagaaaaagatTGCCTCGTTGGAGTCTGATACATCCAGACTTACACAG ACTATGGAACTTATTCAGCAAGAGAAAGTTGGATTATCTGCCAAACTATTAGAGAAGAG AGCCTACTATATGAAGGTTGTAGAGGACATGAGTGCCAAATTCCAAAAGAATCAG GAATGGATCAGAACTAAGAAGATTAGCAGCGAATTGGAGCATGAGTTT GTCAAGGATAAAGTTGATGAGCAAAGAAGTGAAGCTGGAG CGAGGGCTGGTGGTGATGGTAACCGTGTCATAGATAATCTG GGGAGTGATGCAAGGAAGAACTTAATCACTGACTTGGATTCAGCTAAAGCAAAGCTTGATGAGATTCTTATTCTGAAATCCAAGACTCTTATGGACATCAACAAG atTAAACTTGCTATTGAGGATGTCAAGGTCAAAGAAAATGAGTTTAAGGTTGGTTATTCTGCAGGAATTTTGGAAATGTGTGATTATCATAACCTTCCCTTAAGATGGAAGAGTGGGAGACATTTTCATTATACACACAAGCACACACGCACATATACATATAGAGATGAAAAAAAGCACATGCATATTATACACGTGCACACTAGCAGAGATTTCACAGATATTTTTCTGTATCCTGATTTGCCCTATCTAGGACTT CCAGAGCTAAAAGCAGCTGATATAAGTGCTCTTGAAGAGGAATATAATGCTCTTTTGTCAGACAAAGCTGGAGAAACTGAATACTTGCAGTCTATAGAGAAACAAGTAGAGAAACTCAAG GAAATCTGTCATGTGATAAAATGTGCTTGTGGTGAGGAATACACAGTTGAATTGACTACACAGTAG
- the LOC101492835 gene encoding uncharacterized protein isoform X2: protein MEEYLQYMKILRSHMNDAEDQAAKISAEEQMQLTIIRTLENDIDSAKSEIALVVEDTDKMNKAKVEICSKILEKQKKIASLESDTSRLTQTMELIQQEKVGLSAKLLEKRAYYMKVVEDMSAKFQKNQEWIRTKKISSELEHEFVKDKVDEQRSEAGARAGGDGNRVIDNLGSDARKNLITDLDSAKAKLDEILILKSKTLMDINKIKLAIEDVKVKENEFKPELKAADISALEEEYNALLSDKAGETEYLQSIEKQVEKLKEICHVIKCACGEEYTVELTTQ, encoded by the exons ATGGAAGAGTATTTGCAGTACATGAAGATTCTACGCTCTCACATGAACG ATGCCGAGGATCAAGCCGCAAAGATTTCTGCAGAAGAACAAATGCAATTGACGATCATTCGCACTTTGGAAAACGACATCGATTCAG CGAAATCCGAAATTGCTCTAGTAGTTGAAGATACCGATAAAATGAATAAGGCGAAAGTTGAGATATGCTCAAAGATAttggaaaaacagaaaaagatTGCCTCGTTGGAGTCTGATACATCCAGACTTACACAG ACTATGGAACTTATTCAGCAAGAGAAAGTTGGATTATCTGCCAAACTATTAGAGAAGAG AGCCTACTATATGAAGGTTGTAGAGGACATGAGTGCCAAATTCCAAAAGAATCAG GAATGGATCAGAACTAAGAAGATTAGCAGCGAATTGGAGCATGAGTTT GTCAAGGATAAAGTTGATGAGCAAAGAAGTGAAGCTGGAG CGAGGGCTGGTGGTGATGGTAACCGTGTCATAGATAATCTG GGGAGTGATGCAAGGAAGAACTTAATCACTGACTTGGATTCAGCTAAAGCAAAGCTTGATGAGATTCTTATTCTGAAATCCAAGACTCTTATGGACATCAACAAG atTAAACTTGCTATTGAGGATGTCAAGGTCAAAGAAAATGAGTTTAAG CCAGAGCTAAAAGCAGCTGATATAAGTGCTCTTGAAGAGGAATATAATGCTCTTTTGTCAGACAAAGCTGGAGAAACTGAATACTTGCAGTCTATAGAGAAACAAGTAGAGAAACTCAAG GAAATCTGTCATGTGATAAAATGTGCTTGTGGTGAGGAATACACAGTTGAATTGACTACACAGTAG